From one Candidatus Curtissbacteria bacterium genomic stretch:
- a CDS encoding glycosyltransferase family 39 protein, with translation MKSKTILFTILALAFALRFFQLGQVPPSLNWDENSNAYNAYSILKTGRDEYGNFLPLANRSFDDYKPPLYMYLSVPSIAIFGLTPFAARLPSAVFGFLTVPLVYLLARKLFQNSSNKETIALIAALLLSIAPWHLHFSRIGLEANIGLFLTVAAVTTFLYGITNKKLLILSAVLFVLSLYAYHAQRATTPLLLLTLVVIFKNEIRNFPKKYKAAFVAIILTGVAILIILAPRETFTGRLQQAGSEARREDIEKSIKYLEYDNLSPFSKIVHNRRVTIAQTALNNYLQSFDLNFLFTRGDDNSRHHVDGIGMLYLFQLPLALIGIFLLVKHKNKEALLILAWLLIAPIPVALARPSPHAIRSFSMVIPLTIICALALSVLIQQKGKYRIIAQGVTIIAVASSLFIYLHEYFYHYPITHAFSWQYGYAQAAVESNKLKNDFDKVIVDKSIEQAYVFWLFNTKYDPKNFQENGNANSFDKFYFSDQAPTNPRELFVSASDLPEGFKTVALINLPNGEKSIKIGYKEK, from the coding sequence GTGAAAAGCAAAACAATATTATTTACGATACTAGCACTCGCGTTTGCCCTAAGGTTTTTCCAGTTAGGCCAAGTACCGCCTAGTCTTAACTGGGATGAAAACAGCAATGCTTACAATGCATACTCAATACTCAAAACTGGTAGGGACGAATACGGAAATTTCTTACCGCTTGCAAATCGTTCGTTTGACGATTACAAGCCTCCTCTTTATATGTATCTTAGCGTCCCATCGATAGCAATTTTCGGCCTCACCCCTTTTGCAGCAAGGTTACCGTCCGCAGTCTTTGGCTTTCTGACAGTTCCACTTGTATATTTATTAGCAAGAAAACTTTTCCAAAATTCATCAAACAAAGAAACGATTGCACTTATTGCTGCCCTTCTACTCTCAATAGCGCCCTGGCACTTACATTTTTCAAGAATAGGGCTAGAAGCAAATATCGGTCTTTTTCTAACAGTTGCAGCTGTAACAACTTTCCTATATGGCATAACCAATAAAAAATTACTCATATTATCAGCCGTCCTCTTTGTTCTTTCCCTTTATGCCTACCACGCTCAACGAGCAACAACCCCTCTTCTTCTTTTAACGCTCGTTGTGATTTTTAAAAATGAAATAAGAAATTTCCCTAAAAAATATAAAGCTGCGTTTGTTGCCATTATCCTAACAGGTGTAGCTATCCTAATTATTCTTGCACCCCGAGAGACTTTTACCGGTAGATTGCAGCAAGCCGGGAGTGAAGCACGAAGAGAGGATATCGAAAAATCAATTAAGTACTTAGAATATGATAACCTTTCACCTTTTTCAAAAATAGTCCATAACCGTAGGGTGACCATTGCTCAAACCGCACTCAACAATTACCTACAAAGTTTTGATTTAAATTTCCTCTTTACAAGAGGTGACGACAACTCAAGGCATCACGTCGACGGCATTGGGATGCTATATCTCTTTCAGCTACCGCTTGCGCTTATTGGGATATTTCTTCTTGTAAAACACAAGAATAAAGAGGCATTACTTATACTAGCTTGGCTGTTAATCGCCCCCATCCCAGTCGCGCTTGCCAGGCCTTCTCCACACGCCATAAGGAGCTTCAGCATGGTAATACCTTTAACCATAATTTGTGCACTTGCACTCAGCGTCTTAATTCAGCAGAAGGGGAAGTATAGAATAATTGCTCAAGGGGTGACAATCATCGCAGTTGCATCGTCCTTATTCATATACCTGCACGAATACTTTTACCACTATCCAATCACTCATGCTTTCTCCTGGCAATATGGATACGCTCAAGCAGCAGTAGAATCAAATAAACTCAAAAACGATTTTGACAAGGTTATAGTAGACAAATCGATTGAACAGGCTTATGTATTCTGGCTCTTTAATACGAAATACGACCCAAAGAACTTCCAAGAAAACGGAAACGCTAACTCTTTTGATAAGTTTTACTTCTCAGATCAAGCACCGACGAACCCAAGAGAACTCTTTGTCAGTGCGTCAGATTTACCCGAAGGATTTAAAACTGTCGCATTAATAAATCTCCCAAACGGGGAAAAATCGATTAAAATTGGTTACAAGGAAAAATGA
- a CDS encoding glycosyltransferase family 39 protein, giving the protein MTSLAKFLQKPIIFWILITATYFATRLINLSIIPIFTDEAIYSFWAQVALNDPANRYISLVDGKQPLFIWLAAISQRVVSEPLIASRLVSVFAGFASIVGIYLLGRELFSKKTAILASLLYLVLPFTLLYDRIALYDSLLTTFCIYAVFFTARLAKKPALDTAFLAAFAIGGSLITKSSGFFFLYLMPFSLILFNFKKNVARSLAVWGSYAFLIFVLSQVIFNSLRLSPLFYIIEQKNAEFIRTTQDVITNPTDSVISNFTTMVGWLNSYIGTGLLIVFVASVIYALIKRNKAAIFLSAYIFAPFAFEVLYNEILYPRFMLFYFPFILLMIAYFTTTLLEKFPQRRKIIVVVFALLLLMPTLNSVKLLTDPPSAKIAKSDSDQYFNSWPAGYGVNEVVSILKNESKDKDIYVGTQGTFGLFPYALNIYFPTGSRVHISSYWPVDPTNIPEQILAASKNNKTFFIFNENQAEVNNPRLKEVAKFQKGIGSSYMRLYEVNPGRNLE; this is encoded by the coding sequence ATGACAAGTCTTGCCAAATTTTTACAAAAACCAATTATATTTTGGATCCTAATAACCGCAACGTACTTTGCAACAAGGCTAATAAATCTTTCTATTATCCCCATTTTTACAGACGAAGCCATTTATTCATTCTGGGCTCAAGTTGCTTTAAATGACCCTGCAAATAGGTATATTTCCTTAGTAGACGGCAAACAGCCTTTGTTTATATGGCTTGCGGCAATTAGCCAAAGGGTAGTCAGCGAGCCGTTAATCGCAAGCAGATTAGTCTCTGTCTTTGCTGGGTTCGCTTCAATAGTCGGCATTTATTTATTAGGACGAGAGCTATTTAGCAAAAAAACTGCCATTTTGGCATCCTTACTATATTTAGTGTTGCCCTTCACACTCTTGTACGACCGAATAGCCCTTTACGACTCACTTCTTACAACGTTTTGTATTTATGCCGTATTTTTTACAGCAAGACTTGCAAAAAAACCCGCCCTCGATACTGCTTTTTTAGCGGCATTTGCAATTGGTGGCTCCCTAATCACCAAATCCTCTGGATTCTTCTTCCTTTACCTAATGCCTTTTTCCCTTATTCTCTTCAACTTCAAGAAGAATGTTGCAAGGTCGCTTGCAGTATGGGGGTCGTATGCATTTTTAATTTTTGTGTTGTCGCAAGTTATCTTCAACAGCCTTAGGCTTTCACCTCTTTTCTACATAATTGAACAGAAAAACGCGGAATTTATAAGAACTACGCAAGACGTAATAACAAATCCTACCGATTCTGTTATCTCAAACTTCACAACAATGGTTGGTTGGCTTAACTCCTATATCGGAACAGGTTTGTTGATCGTTTTTGTAGCAAGCGTTATCTACGCACTTATCAAAAGAAACAAAGCAGCCATATTTTTATCAGCATACATTTTTGCTCCGTTTGCCTTCGAAGTTTTATACAACGAGATCTTGTACCCGCGATTTATGCTGTTTTATTTCCCTTTCATCTTGCTGATGATTGCCTACTTCACAACAACACTTCTTGAAAAATTTCCGCAGCGCAGAAAAATTATCGTGGTTGTTTTTGCATTACTACTCCTTATGCCCACGCTTAACTCAGTGAAGCTTCTCACAGACCCACCTTCAGCAAAAATTGCCAAGAGCGATTCGGACCAATATTTCAATTCTTGGCCCGCAGGATATGGTGTCAATGAAGTCGTAAGCATCTTAAAAAATGAATCAAAAGACAAAGACATATATGTTGGAACGCAAGGTACTTTCGGGCTCTTTCCTTATGCTCTCAACATTTATTTTCCAACAGGCAGCAGGGTCCACATATCGAGTTACTGGCCCGTCGATCCAACTAACATACCAGAACAGATTCTCGCGGCTTCAAAAAATAATAAAACATTTTTTATATTTAATGAGAATCAAGCCGAAGTCAACAATCCACGTCTCAAAGAGGTCGCTAAATTCCAAAAGGGAATAGGCAGTAGTTACATGCGACTCTACGAAGTAAATCCCGGCCGCAATTTGGAGTGA
- a CDS encoding phospholipid carrier-dependent glycosyltransferase, translating into MKKYLFVSIILLASILRLYHLGSTPPSLYWDEASLGYNAYSILKTGHDEHGNFLPLTNFPAFGDYKPPLYIYATVPSIAIFGLSEFGIRFPSVFFGILTVALTYFLARKIFKNETVAILAAFFLAISPWHLQLSRGAFEGNLALFFSTLGIYLFAKFAQDKPAYIFPSALSFLLAMNTFTAQRLFVPFILLILAIQFRKQILDNIKVVAVSAVIAGVLFWPLFNFATRTMEGRLRFNEVSIFKDLKPSDESIKYRNQDNNPLISRVIHNRRLFYANEYLKHYLDAFNPTFLFTKGDINPRLSMQEVGELYYVDIALITAGIYFLISKKHKYGFLLLGWLLVSPLGPATARETPHALRMIHILPTFQLIAAFGLYHLYQKIKVKKIFITAITLLLVGQFIFYLHIYYVHWPREYSGEWQYGYKQMVNAIEPLYQEADQIIVTKNLGRPYIYLLLYLQYPPDKYVQNAKITRDQFYFINVDGFEKFHFVYSQNEVEQRGNIIYVMPRGGTPSGAQKIEEIKNLKGETVFEISKISLNQ; encoded by the coding sequence ATGAAAAAGTACCTATTTGTCTCAATAATACTTCTTGCGTCGATCCTAAGGCTTTATCATCTCGGATCCACACCCCCCTCACTTTACTGGGATGAAGCGTCATTAGGCTATAATGCTTATTCAATTTTAAAAACGGGCCATGACGAGCATGGAAATTTCCTACCACTAACCAACTTTCCCGCCTTCGGCGACTACAAACCGCCGCTTTATATTTACGCAACCGTTCCCTCAATTGCAATTTTTGGCCTAAGCGAATTTGGGATAAGGTTCCCGTCAGTTTTTTTTGGAATCTTAACCGTAGCGTTAACATATTTCCTGGCAAGAAAAATATTCAAAAATGAAACAGTAGCAATTCTTGCCGCTTTTTTTCTGGCAATTTCTCCTTGGCACCTGCAGCTTTCAAGAGGTGCATTTGAAGGAAATTTAGCCTTATTTTTCTCGACTTTGGGAATTTATCTTTTCGCTAAATTTGCTCAAGATAAACCAGCCTACATTTTTCCGTCAGCTCTATCATTCCTACTTGCGATGAATACGTTTACAGCCCAAAGGCTCTTTGTGCCATTTATCCTATTGATTCTTGCCATCCAGTTTAGAAAACAAATTCTTGACAATATTAAAGTTGTCGCAGTTTCGGCAGTCATCGCCGGAGTTTTATTTTGGCCACTTTTTAATTTCGCAACTCGAACCATGGAAGGCAGGCTTCGTTTCAACGAAGTCTCTATATTTAAAGACTTAAAGCCCAGCGATGAATCTATTAAATATAGAAACCAAGACAATAACCCGTTAATCTCAAGGGTAATCCACAACAGAAGACTTTTTTACGCCAATGAGTATCTTAAGCATTATCTTGACGCCTTTAATCCAACATTTCTTTTCACAAAAGGCGACATAAACCCCCGCCTTTCAATGCAAGAAGTTGGTGAGCTTTATTACGTTGATATTGCACTTATCACGGCTGGGATATATTTTTTAATTTCAAAAAAACACAAATATGGTTTCCTGTTGCTTGGGTGGCTACTTGTATCTCCTCTCGGGCCTGCAACAGCAAGGGAAACACCACACGCCCTGAGAATGATTCACATCTTGCCTACATTTCAACTCATAGCGGCCTTTGGTCTCTATCATCTATACCAAAAGATAAAGGTAAAGAAAATATTCATAACAGCAATTACCTTGCTTCTCGTAGGCCAATTCATATTTTACTTACACATATATTACGTCCACTGGCCACGCGAGTATTCTGGAGAATGGCAATACGGATACAAACAGATGGTAAATGCCATCGAACCCTTGTACCAAGAAGCTGACCAGATAATAGTAACCAAGAACCTTGGAAGACCCTATATATATCTCTTACTTTACTTACAATACCCTCCCGATAAGTACGTTCAAAATGCTAAGATTACAAGGGACCAATTTTACTTTATAAACGTTGATGGCTTTGAAAAATTTCATTTTGTTTACTCCCAAAATGAAGTTGAACAGCGAGGAAATATCATATACGTTATGCCAAGAGGAGGCACGCCTTCTGGCGCACAAAAGATTGAAGAAATTAAAAACCTAAAAGGAGAAACGGTTTTCGAAATATCAAAAATTAGTTTAAACCAATGA
- a CDS encoding glycosyltransferase family 39 protein produces the protein MLKRNLPIIAIVLLAAVLRLYHLNKVPPSLNWDEIANGYNAYSILKTGKDEFGSKLPLAFRSYDDYKNPLYIYAVVPSITVFGLNDFSVRLPSVIIGTLTILTTYLMTKELFKNKNIALFSALFLAVSPWHLQLSRVAFDTNAAILWFTLGIWAFIKGTKSQSKKTLAWFSITSLAFGLNLFTYHTARVYVPPFSLFLIFLYRKELQNIKKYLILPAIIAATFAICLLPLIFSTAGQQRYQGTTIFGDKSLHFKSAELIAQDEKNGQKFTGRVLHNRRFVYIPKLIENYLSHFSSNFLFFDADLEIHHAPEIGLLYLWDLPFIVAGAYFLIRGNFDQKTKLLLIFWFLTAPIASAITWEAPHARRSEMFLPVYQILAAIGVLTLISYTKRKTLLTTLIFSALFLNVAFYLHQYHKHLPLEFAKSWLYGRKEAVMFTETNKQNYEKVIVSTKLEQPHEFWLYYSKYDPQKYLEEGGTISGGFLETRNKFDKYYFKPIEYEKQKQEAKTLFVTLPSELPSNTTLLKVIKYPNGEDAIYIFN, from the coding sequence ATGCTAAAACGTAATCTACCCATCATCGCAATCGTTTTATTAGCTGCAGTTCTGCGACTTTATCATCTTAACAAAGTACCGCCAAGCCTTAACTGGGATGAAATCGCAAATGGTTACAACGCCTACTCAATCCTCAAAACTGGAAAAGATGAGTTTGGAAGCAAATTACCTTTGGCATTCAGGTCTTACGACGATTATAAGAACCCTCTTTATATATATGCAGTCGTTCCATCAATAACCGTCTTTGGGCTCAACGATTTTTCAGTCCGACTTCCCTCCGTTATCATTGGAACTTTAACCATCCTCACAACCTATCTCATGACCAAAGAACTTTTTAAAAACAAAAATATAGCTCTTTTTTCAGCGCTTTTTTTGGCAGTTTCTCCCTGGCATCTCCAATTATCCCGTGTAGCCTTTGACACTAACGCTGCTATTCTTTGGTTTACTCTTGGCATTTGGGCCTTTATAAAGGGTACAAAATCACAAAGCAAAAAAACATTAGCATGGTTTTCGATAACATCTTTGGCGTTTGGATTAAACCTTTTTACATATCACACTGCCCGAGTTTATGTGCCTCCCTTTTCCTTATTTCTCATATTCCTATACCGAAAAGAACTTCAAAACATTAAAAAATACTTAATCTTGCCAGCAATAATTGCCGCCACTTTTGCAATTTGTCTTCTGCCCCTCATTTTCTCAACAGCCGGTCAACAAAGGTATCAAGGAACTACTATATTTGGTGACAAATCGCTCCATTTTAAAAGTGCCGAACTTATTGCCCAGGACGAAAAAAACGGCCAGAAATTTACAGGAAGAGTTTTACATAATCGCCGTTTTGTTTATATACCCAAACTTATAGAAAATTATCTTTCGCACTTTAGTTCGAACTTTCTTTTCTTCGACGCTGATCTTGAAATACACCACGCACCAGAGATAGGGCTACTGTACTTATGGGATTTACCTTTTATAGTCGCGGGCGCCTACTTCTTAATAAGAGGCAATTTCGACCAAAAAACTAAATTGCTCTTAATTTTCTGGTTTTTAACAGCGCCAATTGCTTCGGCAATTACCTGGGAGGCACCTCACGCAAGAAGAAGCGAAATGTTTCTTCCCGTATATCAAATTCTTGCCGCAATCGGCGTTTTAACACTTATTAGTTACACAAAAAGAAAAACTCTACTTACGACTTTGATATTCTCAGCCCTATTTCTTAATGTTGCCTTTTACCTCCACCAATACCACAAACATCTCCCTCTGGAATTTGCTAAATCTTGGCTTTACGGCAGAAAAGAGGCTGTTATGTTCACAGAAACAAACAAGCAAAATTATGAGAAAGTTATAGTTTCAACTAAATTGGAGCAGCCGCATGAGTTTTGGCTGTATTACTCAAAGTACGACCCTCAAAAATATCTAGAAGAAGGAGGAACAATCTCCGGCGGTTTTTTGGAAACGAGGAATAAGTTCGACAAATACTATTTCAAACCGATCGAATATGAAAAACAAAAACAAGAGGCCAAAACTTTGTTCGTCACCCTTCCTTCAGAACTCCCATCAAACACTACTCTGCTTAAAGTTATAAAATATCCAAACGGGGAAGACGCGATTTACATCTTCAATTAA